A stretch of DNA from Telopea speciosissima isolate NSW1024214 ecotype Mountain lineage chromosome 5, Tspe_v1, whole genome shotgun sequence:
TTTAATGCCCACCCCCCTCTTGCACTGATAAACTACTAACTGGTATCAAATGTGATGAAAAAACTCTGCAGTTACACTGCAAATTATTCCTAAGCTTGTACATATTGAGTGGACCTATAAAGGTGGAGTTGCTTTCACTATGGATGTAGGAGCATTTGAACTAGTGTATCTTAAATTCCAATTCTATAGCTAGACGTGTGAATGCCTTCAATAACCCCCTTTTTTGTTGTAGGTATTTTAGAATCAGATTGGTTGgggaaagaaaggaagcagCAACCTGATAGGATTCTCTGAGTTTTACCAGATTCAACAGGTCAGTCTTCTTTTAATCCTACCTTGCAATCTCCTATTTTTTATCTACTTTCCAGCCAGCCTCTAGTTAATATATGTCTTCAATGTTCTGTTTTGAGTGTTAATTTATGGATGGAAGtcctttttatttccttatagATTGGCTGGCTAAATGCTATCAAAGAAAGGCAAGAAGAGTTTGTTGGCAACATGAGTTCTAGGGAGTTTGTTGATACTATCACAAGGGACTGGCTAGGGAGTCGTGTCTTTGTGTTTACTCCAAAAGGAGAGGTAGGAAATATATTGGATAGCATCACACACGCATGGGTACACATTTACTAATATAAGAGATATTATGATGCCAAGTTTCTAATTGTTGTTTACCCCATAGGtcaaacagaaaaaaaactTACCTAAGTAGCTCTCTTAGTTACTGTTTTTGTCACCTCTCCCTTTTTAATCATATATTATATGCTTATATGATACAAATTGAGATTGGCAATAAAATGGTTGCTGGGAAGGTTGTCTTCTGGCCTTTCAATTGTCTCTCTTTGTTACCTCGCCCTTTTTAATCATGAGTTACTGCATGACTTATTATGATGCAGGTCAATAGCAATCTCGTCTCTCCATGCATGTACTTGCAAATGCTGAAATTGTGAAGTAATTACTTACAATGTTAGTATATGCCTTATTCTCATAATTGCTTCTGATTCATTTTTAGAAACACCTTTTAGCTTTCAATTACGTTATTGTTCATATCGTTTGTGCTTCTCATAATGATCATGTTACTGTAATATTTTTGTTTCATGGTTGCCTCATGACCAAGGTATCGAAAATCAGATCGGGATCGGTCTTGGCTGATACCGATTCGGATCGCCCTAAATTGGTCGGATCAGACGAAATTGCCCttgatttttaaataaatattggtttttattacttttttacccttgagtTGACCAGTGGATTGGTATCGAATTGGTCAATATTTGGGATCAACCTCAGCTGATACCGATCTGATCTGGGCGAATCGATTTGAGACTATGAATGATGCTCATGATAAGCATGCATGAGAACAATGTTGAGCTTTCATGGTCCATCTTTACAGGTCCATGTAGAGACTCGATCCATTGAAATGGACAATATTGAGAGAAGGATATTCAAACTCATTGTTCAGTGTAGAATCATAGAACTTTTTATGGTAGTAGCAACAATCAAACATTATTCAAAGTTGAGAGAtggattttgtttcttttttagaaaatctcgtACAAGAATATTCTGGATACATTTACAAGAATGATCATTTTTTCGAAAATTGTAAACATTTAAtggaaaatagagagaaaaaaaaaatcaatatcttTTATCGGAGGTAGTAGGcctaaaagataagagaaaaaaCTTTAGAGGCCGTAGTAAACTACCCCCTAAAAGATAAGACAAAAAGCTTTAAATGCTGTAGTAAAAACTAAGCGTATTAAACGGTcctgtttggtttggtttagctTGGTTAGCATGCTTACGTATAGAAATCGAATCattttttaaatggtttcacgGTCCGATTTGGTCTTGGTTAAAcagttttattatgtttttttacaattttttattcaaatggcttcttccccttttagtaTTTCATTGAATTGGATGTAAATTTAAAGTTAAATTGAATTGTttattgttttatatatatatatatatatatatatatatatatatatatatatatatatatatatatatattttaaatgtAAGATTATAGTTGTTTATTGTTTACTGTTTATTCTAACCATAAATGACTTaacttattatgtatatattaaatGCTTTAGTTAAATGGTTTATTGTCGGTATAAACtgttcggtttggtttaaaccatttaactaaacgatcTCCActttgaaaccaaaatcaaatcagttattaaacggtttcgatTAGTTTTGAAACCCTTGTAAACCAACTCTAATATTAACAACTAAAAGCATCAAATGGTAGTAAAACAGTGAAATCATTAAAGGTTAATTATTACAACTGCAtctaaaagaattttttttcatcACTCAATTCGGTATTAGCAAGGGGAGAATTCTTAAACTGCCACTACCAGACCCACACACCCGTTTACATTAATTGCCTCACTCTCTAAGAAATTTAACTGAAAACATGAAGAGCCaggttttttttgttccaaattTCCAATGTTAATGGATATTAATACAATGTTACAGCCATGATAGGAACACAGTCAACACACAGACATGCACACACTCACTAAAACCAATCCTATTCCATCCTATCTCTGTCAATTCCCTCACTGCTATTCAGTGTTTAATTAGTAAATTAAGGTTCTATGCCcatgaattttaaaaaaaaataaaagaactctgtccaggaGTTTGGCTCCTCTGCCTAGACATATGATGAGGTAAAATGACCGCCCACCTGCATGGAAAGCTGAAATTCAATCCTACTGATGTTTCCTTGCGCACTCCTATCTACCCTCGCCCTGATAAGCCTGAATCTTGGACAGAGAATGCATTCCCAtttaaaaatagaagaaaacacATCATCTCCTTTCCTCATTCTCCTTAATTAATAATGATGTGAGGAGGAAGGCATTTTGTCGAGCACTTGGAGCGCTTCCTTCATGGAGGGTCTCTTTTGAGGTAGCATGGACGTACAAGCAAACCCTAGCTTAAAACATGCCAGCAGAGCTTCCGCCTTGTCTTCCACGTCGGCTCGAATACCCACATCAGCCATCCGGAGCACCCGGTTATTGTCTTCAACAGCCGCAGATGACCTGGTATTCCACTGAACCAATTCTCTTTCCGAGAGCATCTTCCCAGTGAGCAACTCAAGTAAGATTACACCGAAGGAGTAGACGTCCCACTTGGGGTTGGGCTTTAGGTTCTTTAGGGACTCGGGCGCCAGGTATATGGAGGCGCCGCCCAGGGAGCTGGTACTGGGGCTAGCCCCCGTTGACAGTTGCTGTTGCTGCTCTTGTAAGCTGTCTCTGGACATCATGGACCTCTTGCTCCCGAACCCGAATTGCCTGGCCGACCCACCTGATTTGTAGCTGTTGTCTCCTAACCACACCAGCCTCTCCAACCCGAAATCCACGATTATGGGCTCCATATCAGCACCCAAGAGAATGTTACTGGGCTTCAGATTCCCGTGGACGTGTTTCTTGTCGTGGAGATACACCAGCCCTCTTCCCACTCCTCTTGCTATCTTAAGCCTCATTTCCCACGGTAACTGATACGGTGACGAACCCGGTTTCCCTATACACAAATCGCGCATTTTAGCAAAACAAAAGCCTTTTACTAACgtactcagagagagagagagagagatggagagctTACTGGAACAGGCGTTGGCGAGGCTGCCGTTAGGGACGTAGTCGTAGATGATGAGCTTCTCGTCGGAACCCCAGAAGAACCCTCTGATGCGAACCAGGTTAGGGTGTCGGAGCTTGGCGATCTGCCTGATCTGATTCTCGAAGTCCTTGAACTTCTCAAGGCCGCTATCTCCGATCCTCCGCACCGCCAGCGTCGTTCCATCTTCCAGTACTGCCTTGTACACAATGCTCGACCCTGTCGCTCCCAGTATATAAGCCGAAGCTTTCAGCAGAGTCTCCAGTTCCAGCTCCGTTTCTCCGTCTACCGTCACAAGAGTCCCACCTTTCTGTTGATGCTTCTGTTGCTCATCGTAGCTCACTTGTTCCTCTTCGTCTTCCTCACTGCCCGTTGTTTCCGACGTGTCTTCTTCACTAGTGCCTTTCTTTCTTAAACATGACCAAGCCAGCCCTTTTGTATCCGTCGATGAGGACGGGTCGTCGTTTCCTTCCTCTTCAAACGCCTTCTTCTCTCCGGCCCCTGTGACGCtcactttccttttcttcttcaattggtaAACGTACAACAAAATCATGGACAGTATCCCTATTCCCGCCAAATCCCCTACAACGATGCCCACTATCGCTCCTGGTCTAAGCCCGCTCTGCCCCTGCTGTTGAGTGCCTTGAGTACCATTCGTCGTATTCCCGGCCGACCCAGTTACAGGTGTTGAGTCTATGGGCTTAGGCATCACTGCAATTGCCGGAGTAGAGGTGGCATTGGATTCATTTGGGGGagtagagagagaaggaat
This window harbors:
- the LOC122662638 gene encoding probable LRR receptor-like serine/threonine-protein kinase At4g37250, which gives rise to MSSGSSGLRRLWWRFTALLLLLVRSLGLSTDGILLLSFKYSVLSDPLSVLASWNYDDVTPCSWNGVMCTGIGTAGAGDLLRVISLALPNSQLLGSVPTELGMIEHLRHLDLSNNSLNGTLPASLFNASELQSLALSNNVISGSLPESVAGLKSLEFLNLSGNALAGKIPDNLHTLANLTVLSLSSNYFSGSVPSGFQALEVLDLSSNLVNGSLPQNFGGDKVWYFNLSYNRLSGAIPPDFAKGIPANATLDLSFNNLTGEIPESGVFLDQKSESFAGNPDLCGKPLKKPCSIPSLSTPPNESNATSTPAIAVMPKPIDSTPVTGSAGNTTNGTQGTQQQGQSGLRPGAIVGIVVGDLAGIGILSMILLYVYQLKKKRKVSVTGAGEKKAFEEEGNDDPSSSTDTKGLAWSCLRKKGTSEEDTSETTGSEEDEEEQVSYDEQQKHQQKGGTLVTVDGETELELETLLKASAYILGATGSSIVYKAVLEDGTTLAVRRIGDSGLEKFKDFENQIRQIAKLRHPNLVRIRGFFWGSDEKLIIYDYVPNGSLANACSRKPGSSPYQLPWEMRLKIARGVGRGLVYLHDKKHVHGNLKPSNILLGADMEPIIVDFGLERLVWLGDNSYKSGGSARQFGFGSKRSMMSRDSLQEQQQQLSTGASPSTSSLGGASIYLAPESLKNLKPNPKWDVYSFGVILLELLTGKMLSERELVQWNTRSSAAVEDNNRVLRMADVGIRADVEDKAEALLACFKLGFACTSMLPQKRPSMKEALQVLDKMPSSSHHY